The following are encoded together in the Balaenoptera acutorostrata chromosome 9, mBalAcu1.1, whole genome shotgun sequence genome:
- the IGF2 gene encoding insulin-like growth factor II isoform X2 has translation MGIRVGKSMLVLLAFLAFASCCYAAYRPSETLCGGELVDTLQFVCGDRGFYFSRPASRVNRRSRGIVEECCFRSCDLALLETYCATPAKSERDVSTPPTVLPDNFPRYPVGKFFQYDTWKQSAQRLRRGLPALLRARRGRTLAKELEVFREAKRHRPLIALPTQDPAAHGGASLEASGHRK, from the exons ATGGGGATCCGAGTGGGAAAGTCGATGCTGGTGCTGCTCGCCTTCTTGGCCTTCGCCTCGTGCTGCTATGCTGCTTACCGCCCCAGTGAGACTCTGTGCGGCGGGGAGCTGGTGGACACCCTCCAGTTTGTCTGCGGGGACCGCGGCTTCTACTTCA GCAGGCCGGCAAGCCGCGTGAACCGCCGCAGCCGTGGCATCGTGGAAGAGTGCTGCTTCCGCAGCTGCGACCTGGCCCTGCTGGAGACCTACTGCGCCACCCCCGCCAAGTCCGAGAGGGACGTGTCGACCCCTCCGACCGTGCTTCCG GACAACTTCCCCAGATACCCCGTGGGCAAATTCTTCCAATATGACACCTGGAAGCAGTCCGCCCAACGCCTGCGCAGGGGCCTGCCTGCCCTCCTGCGAGCCCGCCGGGGTCGCACGCTCGCCAAGGAGCTGGAGGTGTTCAGAGAGGCCAAGCGTCACCGTCCCCTGATCGCCCTGCCCACCCAGGACCCCGCCGCCCACGGGGGCGCCTCTCTTGAGGCGTCCGGCCATCGGAAGTGA
- the IGF2 gene encoding insulin-like growth factor II isoform X1, whose protein sequence is MGIRVGKSMLVLLAFLAFASCCYAAYRPSETLCGGELVDTLQFVCGDRGFYFRLPGRPASRVNRRSRGIVEECCFRSCDLALLETYCATPAKSERDVSTPPTVLPDNFPRYPVGKFFQYDTWKQSAQRLRRGLPALLRARRGRTLAKELEVFREAKRHRPLIALPTQDPAAHGGASLEASGHRK, encoded by the exons ATGGGGATCCGAGTGGGAAAGTCGATGCTGGTGCTGCTCGCCTTCTTGGCCTTCGCCTCGTGCTGCTATGCTGCTTACCGCCCCAGTGAGACTCTGTGCGGCGGGGAGCTGGTGGACACCCTCCAGTTTGTCTGCGGGGACCGCGGCTTCTACTTCAG ACTTCCAGGCAGGCCGGCAAGCCGCGTGAACCGCCGCAGCCGTGGCATCGTGGAAGAGTGCTGCTTCCGCAGCTGCGACCTGGCCCTGCTGGAGACCTACTGCGCCACCCCCGCCAAGTCCGAGAGGGACGTGTCGACCCCTCCGACCGTGCTTCCG GACAACTTCCCCAGATACCCCGTGGGCAAATTCTTCCAATATGACACCTGGAAGCAGTCCGCCCAACGCCTGCGCAGGGGCCTGCCTGCCCTCCTGCGAGCCCGCCGGGGTCGCACGCTCGCCAAGGAGCTGGAGGTGTTCAGAGAGGCCAAGCGTCACCGTCCCCTGATCGCCCTGCCCACCCAGGACCCCGCCGCCCACGGGGGCGCCTCTCTTGAGGCGTCCGGCCATCGGAAGTGA